Proteins encoded within one genomic window of Acidithiobacillus sp. AMEEHan:
- a CDS encoding 3-deoxy-D-manno-octulosonic acid transferase, giving the protein MMPQLYRLLTWLLTPVLLLFTWQRILRRPVYRAHWQERFGWVPRRQDRPLWIHAVSVGEGMAALPLIRQLRERHPDLPILVTSTTPTGRTLLARELSGMVAQAYLPYDLPGAVQRFLERSQPRLGVLMETELWPGLLGAARQRGIPMMLLNGRLSARSLAGYRRFASLFAPALAGLDWVGAQSSEDAQRFAELGATDVRIQGQMKLDLQIGSGSRERAALWRERFAGRRVWVFASTHPGEEELAWNSLPTLRKIEPQLLLVLIPRHPERGDALAEQLRSIGLSASRRSQRQFPGPDDPVYLVDTLGELIDLYGAADLVWIGGSFVARGGHNPIEAAAWGKPIIVGPHMENFFDTLRSLQAADGICQVASAEEATRHSAEYLAAPKLARALGERAATWQAQQGGPVARALAAIEERL; this is encoded by the coding sequence ATGATGCCGCAGCTCTACCGCCTGCTCACCTGGCTCCTCACCCCGGTGCTCTTGCTCTTCACCTGGCAGCGGATTCTTCGCCGCCCGGTCTATCGCGCCCATTGGCAGGAGCGCTTCGGCTGGGTGCCGCGGCGCCAGGATCGGCCCCTCTGGATCCATGCGGTGAGTGTGGGGGAGGGGATGGCTGCCCTGCCGTTGATCCGCCAGTTGCGTGAGCGGCACCCCGATCTGCCGATCCTTGTTACTAGCACGACTCCGACCGGGAGGACGTTGCTGGCACGGGAGTTGTCGGGGATGGTCGCACAAGCCTACCTCCCCTATGACCTCCCCGGCGCGGTGCAGCGTTTCCTGGAACGTAGCCAGCCGCGCCTTGGGGTACTGATGGAGACCGAACTGTGGCCTGGTCTCCTTGGTGCTGCGCGGCAACGAGGGATTCCGATGATGCTTCTCAACGGACGCCTGTCGGCGCGCTCGTTGGCAGGGTATCGCCGCTTTGCCTCACTCTTTGCCCCGGCCCTCGCGGGGCTGGACTGGGTTGGCGCGCAGAGTTCGGAAGACGCGCAGCGCTTCGCAGAGCTGGGCGCAACCGACGTCCGCATACAAGGGCAGATGAAGCTCGACCTGCAGATCGGTAGCGGCTCGCGAGAGCGGGCCGCGCTCTGGCGGGAGCGCTTTGCCGGCAGGCGGGTTTGGGTCTTTGCCTCGACCCATCCCGGCGAAGAGGAGCTGGCTTGGAATTCGTTGCCAACCTTGCGCAAGATCGAACCGCAGCTGCTGCTCGTGCTGATTCCGCGCCATCCGGAGCGGGGTGACGCCTTGGCGGAACAACTGCGCAGCATTGGGCTGTCCGCGTCGCGCCGCAGCCAGAGGCAGTTTCCCGGACCGGACGATCCCGTGTATCTGGTCGATACCCTGGGCGAGCTGATCGACCTCTATGGCGCAGCGGACCTGGTGTGGATAGGGGGAAGTTTCGTCGCGCGGGGGGGGCACAATCCCATCGAAGCGGCTGCCTGGGGCAAGCCCATTATCGTCGGACCGCACATGGAAAATTTTTTCGACACCCTGCGTTCTCTGCAAGCGGCAGATGGCATCTGCCAAGTGGCGAGTGCCGAGGAAGCTACGCGCCACAGTGCCGAGTATCTCGCCGCCCCCAAGCTGGCCCGCGCCTTGGGGGAACGTGCCGCCACCTGGCAAGCGCAGCAGGGCGGTCCCGTCGCGCGCGCCCTGGCGGCCATCGAAGAACGTCTATGA
- a CDS encoding tRNA (cytidine(34)-2'-O)-methyltransferase encodes MNPPPWLELVLYQPEIPPNTGNVIRLCANTGVGLHLIEPLGFAWEDRRLRRAGLDYHEFATVLLHSSWTDCRAHLAGRRFFAFSTKGKPGSFAAARFQAGDVLVFGPETRGLPEEILTEFSPETLLRLPMRPGQRSLNLSNSCAVAVFEAWRQLGYPGGDDAVIKVT; translated from the coding sequence ATGAATCCGCCTCCCTGGCTGGAACTCGTACTCTATCAACCGGAAATCCCGCCCAATACCGGCAATGTGATTCGCCTCTGTGCCAACACCGGGGTTGGGCTGCACCTCATCGAGCCCCTGGGCTTTGCCTGGGAGGACCGTCGCCTGCGGCGAGCAGGACTGGATTACCACGAATTCGCCACGGTCCTTCTCCATTCCTCCTGGACCGATTGCCGTGCCCATCTGGCGGGACGACGTTTCTTTGCCTTCAGCACCAAGGGGAAGCCTGGTAGCTTTGCTGCGGCGCGCTTTCAAGCCGGGGACGTATTGGTCTTCGGCCCCGAAACCCGGGGCTTGCCCGAGGAAATCCTCACCGAATTCTCTCCCGAGACACTGCTTCGCCTGCCCATGCGCCCTGGCCAACGCAGCCTCAACCTGTCGAATAGCTGCGCCGTCGCCGTCTTCGAGGCCTGGCGCCAGCTCGGTTACCCCGGGGGAGATGACGCTGTCATAAAAGTGACATAA
- a CDS encoding putative 4-mercaptohistidine N1-methyltransferase — MGRSSFALAQRAREVIGIDFSTRFVQVAARLQEKLRFPYAITEEGELQSHHWVDLAALGLAEQAGRCQFVQGDACNLKPIYRDLDLVLAANLIDRLSDPAKFLRDIAERIRPGGLLVLSSPYTWLEEFTPKERWIGGLRVNGESRDTLTGLKEILAAHFDLHADFPRDLPFVIRETARKYQHSIAQVSVWRRR; from the coding sequence GTGGGACGCAGCAGTTTTGCCCTCGCCCAGCGGGCGCGGGAGGTGATTGGCATCGATTTCTCCACCCGCTTCGTGCAGGTGGCGGCGCGTTTGCAGGAGAAGCTGCGCTTCCCCTACGCCATCACCGAGGAAGGCGAACTGCAGAGTCATCATTGGGTCGACTTGGCTGCCCTCGGCCTTGCGGAACAGGCTGGGCGCTGCCAATTCGTGCAGGGGGATGCCTGCAATCTCAAACCGATCTATCGCGATCTCGACCTCGTTCTCGCAGCTAACCTCATCGACCGCCTCAGTGATCCGGCCAAGTTCCTGCGCGACATCGCCGAGCGCATCCGCCCCGGCGGCCTGCTGGTCTTGAGCTCCCCTTACACCTGGCTCGAGGAATTCACTCCCAAGGAGCGTTGGATTGGCGGCCTTCGGGTAAACGGCGAGAGCCGTGATACCTTGACCGGCCTCAAGGAAATCCTCGCCGCGCATTTCGATCTCCACGCGGATTTCCCCCGCGATCTGCCCTTCGTCATCCGCGAGACGGCGCGCAAGTATCAGCATAGCATTGCTCAAGTCAGCGTCTGGCGGCGCCGTTAG
- a CDS encoding MFS transporter: protein MSTTAVQDSDIAEALNTARFSPFHLKAIWASSMGFFTSAYDLFIIGTALVLIKEEWHLSPDEVGLVGSISLIATFAGAYLFGILADKLGRKKIYGLEALLMTIGALMSAVAPNVTVLIIARVILGLGIGGDYPMSAVLMSEYANAKSRGRMVSLVFSAQAIGLVTGPVVALTLLAAGMNHDLAWRLMLGLGALPALAVIYIRRTLPESPRWLARVKGDSEAAARELASFSLGTATARKPESKIVKQPLSKYFLTLIGTAGSWFVFDYAYYGNTISTPMIMHRLAPHADVIQSTALSLIVFAVAAVPGYFLAAFTIDRIGHKTLQMLGFFMMGLMFLLIGAFPAISASIGVFLVIYGLSYFFAEYGPNTTTFVIAGEVFPVNLRTTGHGLSAGTAKVGAFLGAFIFPVLLHDFGLHGTLMITFFFALAGLLLTIFFIPEPSGKTLEEVSGEDRVVALHEPSHPAPV from the coding sequence GTGAGCACGACAGCCGTACAGGACAGCGATATTGCCGAGGCGCTCAACACCGCGCGCTTCAGCCCTTTTCATCTCAAGGCCATTTGGGCCTCTTCCATGGGTTTTTTCACCTCGGCCTATGACCTCTTCATCATCGGTACCGCCTTGGTTCTGATCAAGGAAGAGTGGCATCTGAGCCCAGACGAAGTCGGTCTGGTAGGCTCCATTTCCCTCATTGCCACCTTTGCTGGTGCCTACCTCTTCGGTATTCTGGCCGACAAGCTCGGACGCAAAAAGATTTACGGGCTGGAGGCCCTGCTGATGACCATCGGCGCCCTGATGTCGGCGGTGGCGCCGAATGTTACAGTGCTGATCATCGCCCGCGTCATTCTGGGCCTGGGTATTGGCGGCGATTACCCCATGTCGGCCGTCTTGATGTCGGAATATGCCAACGCCAAGTCGCGGGGACGCATGGTCTCGCTGGTCTTTTCCGCTCAGGCCATCGGTTTGGTGACGGGGCCAGTGGTGGCTCTCACCCTCCTTGCCGCAGGCATGAACCATGACCTCGCTTGGCGGCTGATGCTCGGGCTCGGCGCCCTGCCCGCTCTGGCGGTGATCTACATTCGCCGCACCCTCCCCGAGTCGCCGCGTTGGCTGGCGCGGGTCAAGGGGGATAGCGAAGCCGCAGCGCGGGAGCTGGCTTCCTTCAGCCTGGGCACCGCTACCGCCCGTAAGCCCGAGAGCAAGATCGTCAAGCAGCCCTTGAGCAAGTATTTCCTGACCCTCATCGGCACCGCCGGCAGTTGGTTCGTTTTTGACTACGCTTACTACGGCAACACCATCTCCACGCCCATGATCATGCATCGCCTGGCCCCCCATGCCGACGTGATCCAGAGCACCGCCCTCAGTCTCATCGTCTTTGCCGTGGCGGCGGTGCCCGGCTACTTCCTGGCCGCTTTCACCATCGATCGTATCGGTCACAAGACCCTGCAGATGCTCGGTTTCTTCATGATGGGCCTGATGTTCCTGCTCATCGGCGCCTTTCCAGCGATTTCCGCCAGTATTGGTGTCTTTCTGGTGATCTACGGCCTGTCCTACTTCTTCGCGGAATACGGTCCCAATACCACCACCTTCGTCATCGCCGGCGAAGTCTTTCCGGTCAATCTGCGCACCACTGGCCACGGCCTCTCTGCCGGTACCGCCAAGGTGGGCGCCTTCCTCGGTGCCTTCATCTTCCCTGTCCTGCTGCACGATTTCGGTCTGCATGGGACGCTGATGATCACCTTCTTCTTCGCCTTGGCCGGCCTGCTCCTTACCATCTTCTTCATCCCCGAGCCGAGCGGCAAAACCTTGGAGGAAGTCAGCGGCGAAGACCGCGTCGTTGCCTTGCACGAGCCCAGCCACCCCGCACCTGTCTGA
- a CDS encoding protein tyrosine phosphatase, whose amino-acid sequence MPGKSVTRESLGGSGPIAGGPMNSGSALSRAETRRFRRHQFWTDHGVFRELFYANLHEVAPGLFRSAQPAPWQIRRWQEAHRFDAILNIRAPAPSEPHFRLEQDACDALGIQHLPIHGFGSRDLPRREPLLRFLDQIPTLPPRLLVHCKSGADRAGFIATLLLHQRYAVPLTEARAQLRLWPYGHIRHANTGILDWFFERAVAELTQKPGMSLRSWVEMEYDREEILASFRPWYRLDWLTDRILRRE is encoded by the coding sequence ATGCCAGGAAAGTCTGTTACCCGAGAGAGTCTGGGCGGCTCTGGCCCCATTGCTGGCGGCCCCATGAACTCTGGCAGTGCCCTGAGCCGCGCAGAAACCCGGCGCTTCCGTCGCCACCAGTTCTGGACCGATCACGGCGTCTTCCGCGAACTCTTCTATGCCAATCTGCACGAGGTGGCCCCCGGACTCTTTCGCTCTGCCCAGCCTGCCCCCTGGCAGATACGGCGCTGGCAGGAGGCGCACCGTTTCGACGCCATCCTCAACATTCGTGCACCCGCGCCATCGGAGCCGCACTTTCGCCTCGAGCAGGATGCCTGCGATGCCCTTGGTATTCAGCATCTACCCATCCACGGTTTTGGTTCCCGCGATTTGCCACGTCGCGAGCCACTGCTGCGCTTCCTCGACCAGATTCCCACGCTTCCCCCCCGTCTGCTCGTGCACTGCAAGTCGGGAGCGGATCGGGCCGGCTTCATCGCCACCTTGCTGCTGCACCAGCGCTATGCCGTGCCGCTCACCGAAGCCCGCGCACAGCTGCGCCTTTGGCCCTATGGACACATTCGCCATGCCAACACCGGGATCCTGGACTGGTTTTTTGAGCGCGCCGTGGCGGAACTGACACAAAAGCCAGGGATGAGTCTGCGTTCCTGGGTAGAGATGGAATACGATCGAGAGGAAATCCTGGCTAGCTTTCGCCCTTGGTACCGTCTCGACTGGTTGACGGATCGGATCTTGCGCCGGGAATGA
- a CDS encoding 8-amino-7-oxononanoate synthase, whose amino-acid sequence MEDGWAQALAERSALGLLRQTEVLQPAPGMRPLYHDAAGRLLLSFASNDYLGLARHPALREAAQQSFAVGEFGSGAAPLLGGERRQHAELAAALASWLGVEAVLLFGSGYLANLGVFGALTSAQDHLFLDRLAHASLIDGARLSGARLQRFRHNDLEHLETLLRKPRSGRAWIVSEGVFSMDGDLAPLPELLALAQRYDAALILDEAHAFGVLGREGRGSVEHWQCDGDALILRIGTLGKAFGSYGAFVASSAFPICWLQQAARSYLFHTALPASLAAATLAALPLLQQAQDRREHLQRLRQRLQAGLHGRPFLPSQTPIQGLILGSNAAALAAAAALRAAGIYCPAVRPPTVPQGQARLRISLSAAHSIEDIEQLLHALERV is encoded by the coding sequence ATGGAAGACGGTTGGGCACAGGCCCTGGCGGAGCGTAGCGCCTTGGGCTTGCTGCGGCAGACCGAAGTCCTGCAGCCAGCGCCAGGAATGCGTCCCCTCTACCACGACGCTGCGGGTAGGCTGCTGCTTTCTTTCGCCAGCAACGACTATCTCGGTCTGGCACGGCACCCCGCGCTCCGTGAAGCAGCGCAACAGAGCTTCGCGGTCGGCGAGTTTGGCTCCGGGGCCGCCCCGCTGCTGGGCGGCGAGCGGCGGCAACATGCGGAACTCGCGGCAGCTCTGGCCTCGTGGCTAGGCGTGGAGGCGGTACTCCTCTTTGGCTCCGGCTACTTGGCGAACCTGGGTGTGTTCGGCGCCCTGACGTCAGCGCAAGATCACCTCTTTCTCGATCGTCTCGCCCATGCCTCCCTCATCGATGGCGCCCGCTTGAGTGGGGCGCGACTGCAGCGCTTTCGCCACAACGATCTCGAACACCTGGAGACCCTGCTGCGCAAGCCCCGCAGTGGCCGGGCCTGGATCGTCAGCGAAGGGGTGTTCAGTATGGATGGCGACCTTGCCCCCCTGCCGGAGCTACTGGCTCTGGCTCAGCGCTACGACGCCGCCCTGATCCTCGACGAGGCCCATGCCTTCGGTGTTCTTGGCCGGGAAGGGCGGGGTAGTGTGGAACATTGGCAATGCGATGGCGATGCCTTGATCCTGCGTATCGGCACCCTCGGCAAGGCCTTTGGTAGCTATGGGGCCTTCGTTGCCAGTTCCGCTTTCCCCATCTGCTGGCTGCAGCAGGCGGCGCGCAGCTATCTCTTTCACACCGCGCTTCCGGCATCCCTGGCGGCGGCTACCCTGGCGGCCCTGCCCCTGTTACAGCAGGCGCAAGACCGGCGTGAGCACTTGCAGAGGCTACGCCAGCGCTTGCAGGCCGGCCTGCACGGACGCCCCTTCCTGCCCAGCCAGACCCCCATCCAGGGCCTGATCCTGGGGAGCAATGCCGCCGCCTTGGCGGCAGCCGCAGCGCTGCGCGCGGCAGGAATCTACTGCCCGGCGGTACGACCGCCAACGGTACCCCAGGGGCAGGCGCGGCTGCGGATCAGTCTCAGCGCCGCCCACAGCATCGAGGACATCGAGCAACTGCTGCATGCCCTGGAGCGCGTATGA
- a CDS encoding ComF family protein: protein MLRSGIGTWGTEWSRWSRQKLLPWLLPESCRFCAAPGAPLCADCLRELPRLPVDRCSWCALPVNDEGDCPVCSIEAPSYDYTFCPFVYAPPLAEAISAWKFHDGLDWTRPLAEAWIEAWETPPPRPDALLPVPAHPARLRERGYNQAALLARHWGRYYDVSVRDVLRRVRNTPHQVGGSRDQRRTNLQSAFTVPGRLPQHVALVDDVMTTGSTAETLAQLLREHGVARVDLWILARAL, encoded by the coding sequence ATGCTGCGCAGTGGCATCGGAACATGGGGGACAGAATGGTCGCGTTGGAGTCGCCAGAAACTATTGCCGTGGTTGCTGCCCGAAAGCTGCCGCTTTTGCGCCGCGCCGGGAGCGCCCCTCTGTGCTGACTGCCTGCGGGAACTGCCACGGCTGCCCGTCGACCGCTGTAGCTGGTGCGCCTTGCCCGTAAATGACGAGGGTGACTGCCCGGTCTGCAGCATCGAAGCGCCCAGCTACGACTACACTTTTTGCCCTTTCGTGTATGCGCCGCCTCTCGCGGAGGCCATCAGCGCCTGGAAGTTTCACGACGGACTCGATTGGACCCGGCCCTTGGCCGAGGCCTGGATCGAGGCTTGGGAAACACCGCCCCCTCGCCCCGATGCCCTCTTGCCCGTACCTGCACACCCCGCGCGCCTGCGCGAGCGCGGTTACAACCAGGCAGCACTCCTTGCGCGTCATTGGGGTCGGTACTACGACGTATCGGTACGCGATGTCCTGCGCCGGGTGCGCAATACCCCGCATCAGGTCGGCGGCAGCCGCGATCAACGGCGCACTAATCTGCAGTCGGCCTTCACCGTACCTGGCCGTCTGCCACAGCATGTCGCCCTCGTCGATGATGTGATGACCACCGGCAGCACCGCCGAAACCCTCGCCCAATTGCTGCGCGAGCATGGGGTGGCGCGGGTGGACCTGTGGATTCTGGCTCGCGCTTTATGA
- the waaC gene encoding lipopolysaccharide heptosyltransferase I, producing the protein MKVLLVRLSSLGDVLHTLPALTDLQAARGDVLLDWLIEPAFAPVASWHPVVRRSWEFSLRQRPRGGKELLRAVGRLRRELRAEAYDLALDSQGLYKSAFLAHLAGARVAGLSTRSAREPLASYLYGQRHVVPWGPTAIQRNRELFAQVFAYPRPAGAADYGLASQIERWRGPAAAGIETLRQSTPFVLGFHATSRAWQNKEWPANHWVRLAQRLGEIGYRLLLPAVDERERLRVESITMAAPNVQALPTLNLEDLGRIMVAARAFVGMDTGLSYLAAALGLPGVTLYGPTAPEQASRQITVLQSAESCAPCGSTRCRRIATPEEPIPCQESLLPERVWAALAPLLAAP; encoded by the coding sequence ATGAAAGTTCTCCTCGTCCGCCTGAGTTCCCTCGGCGACGTGCTGCATACCCTGCCGGCGCTGACGGATCTGCAGGCGGCGCGGGGGGATGTGTTGCTCGACTGGCTCATCGAGCCGGCCTTTGCGCCAGTGGCTTCCTGGCACCCAGTCGTGCGCCGGAGCTGGGAATTTTCCCTGCGCCAGCGCCCGCGGGGAGGGAAGGAACTGCTGCGCGCCGTGGGGCGACTGCGGCGGGAGCTGCGCGCCGAGGCCTATGACCTGGCACTGGACAGCCAAGGCCTCTACAAAAGTGCATTTCTAGCCCACCTTGCCGGGGCGAGGGTGGCGGGCCTTTCGACGCGCAGCGCCCGCGAGCCCTTGGCCAGTTATCTCTATGGGCAGCGTCATGTCGTCCCTTGGGGACCGACGGCAATCCAGCGTAATCGCGAGCTCTTTGCCCAGGTTTTCGCCTATCCGCGTCCGGCGGGTGCGGCGGATTATGGTTTGGCCAGCCAGATCGAGCGCTGGCGTGGGCCGGCAGCCGCAGGCATCGAAACCCTGCGCCAGAGTACCCCTTTTGTACTGGGCTTTCATGCCACTTCCCGCGCCTGGCAGAACAAGGAGTGGCCCGCAAATCATTGGGTCCGCCTGGCGCAGCGTCTGGGGGAGATTGGCTATCGGCTGCTGTTACCCGCCGTCGACGAGCGGGAGAGGCTTCGCGTAGAATCCATCACCATGGCGGCGCCGAATGTGCAAGCCCTGCCAACACTGAACCTGGAGGATTTGGGCAGAATCATGGTTGCGGCGCGGGCCTTTGTAGGCATGGATACGGGGCTTTCCTACTTGGCCGCTGCCCTCGGGCTGCCGGGCGTCACCCTCTATGGTCCGACGGCGCCAGAGCAGGCATCGCGGCAGATCACGGTTTTGCAGTCCGCGGAATCCTGCGCGCCTTGCGGTAGTACCCGCTGCCGGCGCATCGCCACGCCAGAAGAGCCGATTCCATGCCAGGAAAGTCTGTTACCCGAGAGAGTCTGGGCGGCTCTGGCCCCATTGCTGGCGGCCCCATGA
- the ovoA gene encoding 5-histidylcysteine sulfoxide synthase, producing MSGMRIHPLRLDGRGQEEKREEIRRVFHQTFSLDEELFQHLHGERAWYEKAIPLRHPLIFYFGHTATFFTNKFLVAGLIDTRIDPELEAIFAVGVDEMSWDDLDETHYDWPPVERVRAYRNRVREMVDGVISRLPLDLPISWDSPWWAVLMGIEHENIHIETSSVLMRQLPLERVRPVAAFTPETLDHSDEWPQNRLLPVAGGQVRLGKAEDDPHYGWDNEYGSHVQNLEPFAASRFLVSNGEFRAFVDDGGYRDARWWSSEGDEWRRYTGAEHPTFWVRSPGGWRLRLIAEERPLPWSWPVEVNYHEAAAFCRWKSAQTGIPLRLPSEDEWRRLRDLSALPDNDGWGELAPAQIGLAYGASPCPVDRHRHGEFFDVVGNVWQWTETPIYPFEGFRVHPYYDDFTVPTFDQRHNLIKGGSFISLGNESQKEARYAFRRHFFQHAGFRYVQSSNALPETPVYESDVAVAQYCHFHYGPDYFGVANYPQAMAELALDCWGIAPWNAPSTLAVPWDAAVLPSPSGRGR from the coding sequence ATGAGCGGAATGCGCATTCACCCCTTGCGCCTGGATGGTCGAGGGCAGGAAGAGAAGCGGGAAGAAATTCGACGGGTTTTTCACCAGACCTTCAGCCTCGACGAAGAGCTCTTCCAACACCTGCATGGCGAGCGCGCCTGGTATGAAAAGGCCATCCCCTTGCGCCATCCCCTGATTTTCTATTTTGGCCACACCGCCACCTTCTTCACCAACAAGTTTCTCGTTGCCGGGCTCATCGATACACGCATCGATCCCGAGCTCGAGGCGATCTTTGCAGTCGGTGTCGATGAGATGTCCTGGGATGACCTCGACGAGACCCACTATGACTGGCCGCCCGTGGAACGGGTGCGCGCCTACCGCAATCGGGTGCGGGAAATGGTGGATGGGGTGATCAGCCGTTTGCCCCTGGACCTGCCCATTAGCTGGGACTCGCCCTGGTGGGCGGTGCTGATGGGCATCGAACACGAGAACATCCACATCGAGACGAGTTCCGTACTGATGCGACAGTTGCCCCTGGAACGAGTGCGTCCAGTAGCCGCCTTCACCCCCGAGACTCTCGACCACAGCGACGAATGGCCGCAGAACCGGCTGCTACCCGTGGCTGGCGGGCAAGTCCGCCTGGGTAAGGCAGAAGACGACCCCCACTATGGCTGGGACAACGAATACGGTAGTCACGTGCAAAACTTGGAACCCTTCGCGGCGAGCAGGTTTCTGGTCAGCAATGGTGAGTTCCGCGCCTTTGTCGATGATGGCGGCTATCGCGACGCGCGTTGGTGGAGCAGCGAGGGGGACGAGTGGCGCCGCTACACTGGCGCCGAGCATCCGACCTTTTGGGTGCGCAGCCCCGGGGGCTGGCGCTTGCGCCTGATTGCCGAGGAGCGCCCCCTACCTTGGTCCTGGCCAGTAGAGGTGAACTACCACGAGGCAGCGGCCTTCTGTCGCTGGAAATCGGCGCAGACGGGCATTCCCTTGCGGCTGCCCAGCGAAGACGAGTGGCGGCGCCTGCGCGATCTCTCCGCTCTGCCAGACAACGATGGCTGGGGAGAACTGGCCCCGGCGCAGATCGGCCTTGCCTACGGCGCCTCTCCTTGCCCCGTGGATCGCCACCGCCACGGCGAATTTTTCGATGTCGTCGGCAATGTCTGGCAGTGGACGGAAACGCCCATCTATCCCTTTGAGGGCTTTCGCGTCCATCCGTACTACGACGACTTTACCGTGCCCACCTTCGATCAGCGCCACAACCTCATCAAGGGAGGCTCCTTCATCAGCTTGGGGAACGAGAGCCAGAAAGAGGCCCGTTATGCCTTCCGCCGGCATTTCTTCCAGCATGCCGGTTTTCGCTATGTGCAGTCCTCTAACGCCCTGCCCGAGACGCCGGTCTACGAGAGCGATGTCGCCGTGGCCCAGTATTGTCACTTTCACTATGGCCCAGACTACTTCGGCGTTGCCAATTATCCCCAGGCCATGGCCGAACTCGCCCTCGACTGCTGGGGGATCGCCCCCTGGAACGCGCCCTCGACATTGGCTGTTCCGTGGGACGCAGCAGTTTTGCCCTCGCCCAGCGGGCGCGGGAGGTGA
- a CDS encoding alpha/beta fold hydrolase: MSVPCESKPLILLHGWGMDRRIFAPWLPYLQPDFRPGCWDLPGHGSRPCPPEGWDWEAELAHLRECLLGLPQPPILLGWSLGGLIALALALGPQPPIAGLVLAASSPCFVQRSDWSAGIPAAQLQAFADELEGDAAAVRRRFLALQVLGDAEARRNLPRVEDWPLPDRRCLRAGLGFLQGLDLRPALRSLPFPVLILSGSDDRIVPPAAGRYLHQALSGSVLHCLPSGHAPFLAQPAACAAALREVFLP, from the coding sequence ATGAGTGTCCCTTGCGAGAGCAAGCCCTTGATCCTGCTCCACGGTTGGGGAATGGATCGGCGCATCTTTGCCCCTTGGCTACCCTATTTACAGCCTGACTTTCGCCCTGGGTGTTGGGATCTGCCGGGGCACGGCAGCCGTCCCTGTCCCCCGGAAGGCTGGGACTGGGAGGCAGAGCTGGCGCATCTGCGCGAGTGTCTGCTGGGGCTGCCCCAGCCGCCCATCCTCCTCGGCTGGTCTCTGGGAGGGCTGATCGCCCTTGCCCTGGCCTTGGGTCCGCAGCCGCCCATCGCCGGTCTGGTACTGGCAGCCAGCAGCCCATGCTTTGTCCAGCGCAGTGACTGGTCGGCGGGGATCCCGGCAGCGCAACTGCAGGCCTTTGCCGACGAACTCGAGGGCGATGCGGCGGCAGTACGGCGGCGCTTCCTCGCCCTGCAGGTGCTGGGCGATGCCGAGGCACGCCGGAATCTGCCGCGGGTAGAAGACTGGCCCTTACCCGATCGGCGCTGTCTGCGCGCGGGGCTGGGCTTTCTGCAGGGGCTCGACCTGCGCCCCGCCCTGCGGTCCTTGCCATTTCCGGTGCTCATCCTTTCCGGCAGCGACGATCGGATCGTGCCACCAGCGGCGGGCAGATATCTGCATCAAGCGCTCTCCGGCAGCGTACTGCACTGCCTCCCCAGCGGCCACGCCCCTTTTCTTGCCCAGCCTGCCGCTTGTGCCGCTGCGTTGCGCGAGGTCTTTCTCCCATGA
- a CDS encoding glycosyltransferase family 2 protein, with protein MTIKLSLVYVAQDCAAALDRSLRSSVAVADEILVVDGGSRDATTTVAASHGARVLQHPWCGFAAQRQFAVEAAGNDWILMLDADEVLRAQGREAIVELLRTGPDAGAYFLRRCSYFHGKRIRHGDWAGDRVLRLFDRRHGSYDLSEAVHESWHCVGPTAELGVLALDHYSYETYQQLLQKMQRYAQLSAEKLVARGRPIAAHAPISHGLAAFLRGYVFRLGLLDGVDGAAIAGTNALGAFMKYAMAREMLQAERR; from the coding sequence ATGACGATAAAGCTGTCCTTGGTGTATGTGGCGCAAGATTGCGCCGCTGCCTTGGATCGCTCCCTGCGCAGCAGCGTTGCTGTTGCCGACGAGATCCTGGTGGTGGATGGCGGTTCCCGTGACGCTACGACGACGGTGGCCGCAAGCCATGGGGCGCGGGTTCTGCAACATCCTTGGTGCGGTTTTGCGGCGCAGCGGCAGTTTGCCGTGGAGGCGGCAGGCAACGATTGGATTCTCATGCTCGATGCCGATGAAGTTCTGCGCGCCCAGGGGCGGGAGGCCATTGTCGAGCTCCTGCGTACAGGGCCGGATGCCGGCGCGTACTTCTTGCGTCGCTGCAGCTACTTCCACGGCAAGCGCATCCGCCACGGCGATTGGGCAGGGGATCGGGTGCTGCGCCTCTTCGATCGTCGCCACGGCAGCTATGATCTGTCGGAGGCGGTGCATGAGTCCTGGCATTGCGTTGGGCCGACGGCAGAGCTGGGCGTCTTGGCCCTGGATCACTACTCCTACGAGACGTATCAGCAACTTTTGCAAAAAATGCAGCGCTACGCGCAGTTGAGCGCAGAAAAATTGGTAGCTCGAGGGCGGCCAATCGCCGCCCACGCCCCGATCTCCCACGGCCTGGCGGCGTTTCTCCGCGGGTATGTCTTCCGCCTGGGCCTTCTCGATGGTGTGGATGGTGCCGCCATCGCCGGGACCAACGCCCTGGGAGCGTTCATGAAGTATGCCATGGCCCGGGAAATGCTCCAGGCGGAGCGCAGATGA